In Cellulomonas fulva, the sequence GCGGCCGCGTGAAGACGATCACGCTCACGGGCTCGTCGGGCACCAGGACGGTGACGGGCGACTCGTTCCGGATCACGTTCGGGCTGCTGTCCACGCTCTTCACCGCCAAGGTGGGCTGACGGCGCCAGGGCGTGGCGCTACTGTGACCGCCGTGCCGGAGCAGGGGAGCGGTCGGGCCGCGACGCTCGAGGACGTGGCGCGCGTGGCCGGGGTGTCACGCGCCAGCGTCTCGCGCGTGGTCAACGGCAAGCCCGACGTCGCGCCGCGCATCGTCGAGGTGGTGCAGCAGGCGATCGCGACCACCGGGTACGTCCCCAACCGCGCGGCGCGCGCCCTGGTGACCCGACGAGCCGGCACGGCGCTCGTCGTCGTCTCCGGCGCCGACCGCTCGGTGGAGGGGCCCTGGGGACCGGGCGAGGTGCTGGCCGACCCCTTCTTCGGCCGGCTCGCGGGCGGCCTCATGAGCTCGCTGCGACCGCGCGACGTGCACCCGGTGCTCATGCTCGCGCTGACCGACGACGAGCGCGCGCGCGTCGTCAGCTACGTGCGCGAGGGCAGCGCCGACGGGGTGCTGCTGGTCTCGGCCGAGGCGCCCGACCCGTTGCCGGGGCAGCTGGTCGACGCGGGCGTGCCGGTGGTGCTGTTCTCCCGGCCGGACCACGCGCTGCCCGTGGGGTACGTCG encodes:
- a CDS encoding LacI family DNA-binding transcriptional regulator, which translates into the protein MPEQGSGRAATLEDVARVAGVSRASVSRVVNGKPDVAPRIVEVVQQAIATTGYVPNRAARALVTRRAGTALVVVSGADRSVEGPWGPGEVLADPFFGRLAGGLMSSLRPRDVHPVLMLALTDDERARVVSYVREGSADGVLLVSAEAPDPLPGQLVDAGVPVVLFSRPDHALPVGYVDVDNRAGARLAVDHLVARGCRRLGIVTGPLGVPGAQDRLEGFVEAMAAHGLEPLPPVAGTFSVDSGMAATRELLDAGVDGVFASNDNMGVGAVLAAQERGLVVPDDVAVVGFDDSTAALMCRPALTTVRQPIETMAAQMARLLLEQLDRTDGPVEPTLYAPTLVVRGSA